One Kineococcus aurantiacus genomic window carries:
- a CDS encoding aldehyde dehydrogenase family protein has translation MSTTPAQQVVQTVPSGLFIGGHWREGRREHRIDVENPATGEVLTTVADADETDGREALDAAVAAQASWARTPSRERAEVLRRAFDLLTARADEFALLMTLEMGKPLAEARGEVTYGAEFLRWFSEEAPRISGRYAPNPVGGSRLLTTKAPVGPTLMITPWNFPLAMATRKVAPAVAAGCTMVVKPATATPLTMLKFAELMSEAGLPDGVLNVVTTSTTGRVTAPLLADPRLRKLTFTGSTEVGRKLIAASADQVLRVSMELGGNAPFLVFDDADLDRAVEGALAAKMRNTGEACTAANRFYVQRGVAAEFTERFADRLGNLVVGDGVEPGTQVGPLIDAGARADVAARVDEAVLAGGKVLTGGAPVGDRGYFYAPTLVTDVPAGARLLTEETFGPVAPVVVFDTEDEALTLANATEFGLIAYAFTRDLDRGLRVAEALETGMVGLNAGVVSNAAAPFGGVKASGYGREGGFEGIEEYLETKYVGIG, from the coding sequence GTGAGCACCACTCCCGCGCAGCAAGTGGTCCAGACCGTGCCCAGCGGCCTGTTCATCGGCGGCCACTGGCGCGAGGGCCGCCGCGAGCACCGCATCGACGTGGAGAACCCCGCCACCGGCGAGGTCCTCACCACCGTCGCCGACGCCGACGAGACCGACGGCCGCGAGGCCCTGGACGCCGCCGTCGCCGCCCAGGCGTCCTGGGCCCGCACCCCCAGCCGCGAGCGCGCCGAGGTCCTGCGCCGCGCCTTCGACCTGCTCACGGCCCGCGCCGACGAGTTCGCGCTGCTCATGACGCTGGAGATGGGCAAACCGCTGGCCGAGGCCCGCGGCGAGGTGACCTACGGCGCGGAGTTCCTGCGCTGGTTCTCCGAGGAGGCCCCCCGGATCTCCGGCCGCTACGCGCCCAACCCCGTCGGCGGCAGCCGGTTGCTGACGACCAAGGCCCCCGTCGGCCCCACGCTGATGATCACCCCGTGGAACTTCCCGCTGGCCATGGCGACCCGCAAGGTGGCCCCCGCCGTCGCCGCCGGCTGCACCATGGTCGTCAAACCCGCCACCGCCACCCCGCTGACGATGCTGAAGTTCGCCGAGCTGATGTCCGAGGCCGGGCTGCCCGACGGCGTCCTGAACGTCGTCACCACGTCCACCACGGGCCGGGTCACCGCCCCCCTGCTGGCCGACCCGCGGCTGCGCAAGCTCACCTTCACCGGTTCCACCGAGGTCGGCCGCAAGCTCATCGCCGCCTCCGCCGACCAGGTCCTGCGCGTGTCGATGGAGCTGGGCGGCAACGCCCCGTTCCTCGTCTTCGACGACGCCGACCTGGACAGGGCCGTCGAGGGGGCGCTCGCCGCGAAGATGCGCAACACCGGTGAGGCCTGCACGGCCGCGAACCGCTTCTACGTCCAGCGCGGCGTGGCCGCCGAGTTCACCGAGCGCTTCGCCGACCGCCTCGGGAACCTCGTCGTCGGCGACGGCGTCGAACCCGGCACGCAGGTCGGCCCGCTCATCGACGCCGGGGCCCGCGCCGACGTCGCCGCCCGCGTCGACGAGGCCGTCCTGGCCGGCGGCAAGGTCCTCACCGGCGGCGCCCCGGTCGGGGACCGCGGGTACTTCTACGCCCCCACCCTGGTGACCGACGTGCCCGCCGGGGCCCGGCTGCTCACCGAGGAGACGTTCGGGCCGGTCGCCCCCGTCGTCGTCTTCGACACCGAGGACGAGGCGCTGACCCTGGCCAACGCCACCGAGTTCGGGCTGATCGCCTACGCGTTCACGCGCGACCTCGACCGCGGCCTGCGGGTCGCGGAGGCCCTGGAGACCGGCATGGTCGGCCTCAACGCCGGTGTCGTCTCCAACGCCGCGGCGCCCTTCGGCGGGGTCAAGGCCAGCGGCTACGGCCGCGAGGGCGGGTTCGAGGGGATCGAGGAGTACCTGGAGACCAAGTACGTCGGGATCGGCTGA
- a CDS encoding DUF202 domain-containing protein, protein MEPGRRAPSGRGRFPASVYRHGTEPDPRFSLANERTFLAWIRTSLALLAAGVALEGLDLPLQPQLRLAASVVLVVLGLLAPVQAWRGWARDERALRRGEPLPSPALAAPLSAGTVVAGVLVLLGLLLR, encoded by the coding sequence GTGGAGCCCGGCCGCCGCGCACCGTCCGGGCGCGGACGCTTCCCGGCGTCGGTCTACCGCCACGGCACCGAACCGGACCCGCGGTTCTCGCTGGCCAACGAGCGCACCTTCCTGGCCTGGATCCGCACCTCCCTGGCGCTGCTGGCCGCCGGGGTCGCCCTGGAGGGGCTGGACCTGCCGCTGCAGCCGCAGCTGCGGCTGGCCGCCTCCGTCGTCCTCGTCGTGTTGGGCCTGCTGGCCCCCGTGCAGGCCTGGCGCGGCTGGGCCCGCGACGAGCGCGCCCTGCGCCGCGGCGAGCCGCTGCCCTCCCCGGCGCTGGCGGCGCCGCTGAGCGCCGGGACCGTCGTGGCCGGGGTGCTCGTGCTGCTCGGGCTCCTGCTGCGGTGA
- a CDS encoding thiamine pyrophosphate-dependent enzyme, whose translation MTELLAAPSPSPNPPGPRAPRSAGHVVVEALAAHGVERVYVVPGESYLDVLDGLHDSGIQTVVTRHEGGAAYMAEADGKMHRRPGIAMVTRGPGAANAHVGLHTAWQDATPMVLFVGLIPFDHRDREAFQEFDVKAWFDTGAKRVMVLDNAERASEIVAEAMFAASSGRPGPVVVGLPEDVLRHEVHTPAHPPIPVATGGMTARDVDALTRALAGAAKPLFVTGGNDWTPAAAQQLTAWLERHRIPAAAEWRTEGTVPFDSPSYVGPIGYGRPKPTYDLLEETDLLVFVGTVPGDTITDGFVVRQDWSRKNFLVTMDPSLRGRSGAVSYQVVAKPDVFVRDLAGIDLDVRPEWVAWTRRMRAEQERFAALPPATPSPGPARVDTFMANLVPGLPRDAIVTFGAGEHTNWAHRYFPTHGFATMLSARNGSMGYSVPSAVAASLSYPGRRVVTVAGDGEFLMNGQELATAAQYGATPLVVVVDNAEYGTIRTHQERHYPGRISGTQLKNPDFALVAQAFGGFGVRAERDADVPGALAAALRAIDEEHVFALVHLVVEQRTRAY comes from the coding sequence GTGACCGAACTCCTGGCGGCACCGTCCCCCTCCCCGAACCCACCCGGTCCCCGCGCCCCCCGCAGCGCGGGCCACGTCGTCGTGGAGGCGCTCGCCGCGCACGGCGTCGAACGCGTCTACGTCGTGCCGGGCGAGAGCTACCTCGACGTGCTCGACGGCCTGCACGACTCCGGCATCCAGACGGTCGTGACCCGCCACGAGGGCGGCGCGGCCTACATGGCCGAGGCCGACGGCAAGATGCACCGGCGCCCCGGCATCGCCATGGTGACCCGCGGCCCGGGCGCGGCCAACGCCCACGTCGGCCTGCACACCGCCTGGCAGGACGCCACGCCCATGGTGCTGTTCGTCGGGCTCATCCCCTTCGACCACCGCGACCGGGAGGCGTTCCAGGAGTTCGACGTCAAGGCGTGGTTCGACACCGGTGCCAAGCGCGTCATGGTCCTGGACAACGCCGAGCGCGCCTCCGAGATCGTCGCCGAGGCGATGTTCGCCGCCAGCAGCGGCCGGCCCGGCCCGGTCGTCGTCGGGCTGCCCGAGGACGTCCTGCGCCACGAGGTGCACACCCCGGCCCACCCGCCCATCCCCGTCGCCACCGGCGGCATGACCGCCCGGGACGTCGACGCCCTCACCCGGGCGCTCGCGGGCGCGGCCAAACCGCTGTTCGTCACCGGCGGCAACGACTGGACCCCCGCCGCCGCGCAGCAGCTCACGGCCTGGCTGGAGAGGCACCGCATCCCCGCGGCCGCCGAGTGGCGCACCGAGGGCACCGTCCCCTTCGACTCCCCCAGCTACGTCGGCCCCATCGGCTACGGGCGGCCGAAACCGACCTACGACCTGCTGGAGGAGACCGACCTGCTCGTCTTCGTCGGCACGGTCCCCGGCGACACCATCACCGACGGTTTCGTGGTGCGCCAGGACTGGTCCCGCAAGAACTTCCTGGTGACGATGGACCCCTCGCTGCGCGGGCGCAGCGGCGCGGTGTCGTACCAGGTCGTCGCCAAACCCGACGTGTTCGTGCGCGACCTGGCCGGCATCGACCTCGACGTCCGGCCGGAGTGGGTGGCCTGGACGCGGCGGATGCGCGCCGAGCAGGAGCGGTTCGCCGCCCTGCCGCCGGCCACCCCCTCCCCCGGCCCGGCGCGCGTGGACACCTTCATGGCGAACCTCGTGCCCGGCCTGCCCCGCGACGCGATCGTGACGTTCGGGGCCGGTGAGCACACCAACTGGGCCCACCGGTACTTCCCCACCCACGGGTTCGCCACGATGCTCAGCGCCCGCAACGGGTCCATGGGGTACTCCGTCCCCTCCGCCGTCGCGGCGTCCCTGTCGTACCCGGGCCGGCGGGTCGTGACCGTCGCCGGGGACGGCGAGTTCCTCATGAACGGCCAGGAACTGGCCACCGCCGCGCAGTACGGGGCGACACCGCTGGTCGTGGTGGTGGACAACGCCGAGTACGGCACGATCCGCACCCACCAGGAACGGCACTACCCGGGCCGGATCAGCGGGACCCAGCTGAAGAACCCCGACTTCGCGCTCGTGGCGCAGGCCTTCGGCGGGTTCGGCGTCCGCGCCGAACGCGACGCCGACGTCCCCGGCGCCCTGGCCGCCGCCCTGCGGGCCATCGACGAGGAGCACGTGTTCGCCCTCGTCCACCTCGTCGTCGAGCAGCGCACCCGCGCGTACTGA
- a CDS encoding LysR substrate-binding domain-containing protein: MTLRRLEYFVAVAEQGSFSAAARSLHVAQPPLSTQVRALERELGADLFDRSGRTPGLTAAGRALLPEARRILAAYDRLATTARHAREGGVGRLRVGLVPSATAGALPEVLRRVREELPGLEVSLVEGRPPELLRRLDLDDLDVVLLYAVPDGPQLASRVLSAEPLVLAVPAGHRLAALPAVPVAELEREPVLLPARHGDDGLRERTTALLSGVHVRVVQDDLWMVQTVVALVAAGLGCAVVPASTAGSRPGAVQYRPFAGTRTDLELVATWRVDRDHPPVARFLAAWSAPAG; the protein is encoded by the coding sequence GTGACCCTGCGCCGCCTGGAGTACTTCGTCGCCGTCGCCGAGCAGGGCTCGTTCAGCGCGGCCGCCCGCTCGCTGCACGTGGCCCAGCCGCCGCTGTCGACGCAGGTGCGGGCGCTGGAGCGGGAGCTGGGCGCGGACCTGTTCGACCGCTCGGGCCGCACCCCGGGGCTCACGGCCGCCGGCCGGGCCCTGCTGCCCGAGGCCCGCCGGATCCTGGCCGCCTACGACCGCCTGGCCACGACCGCGCGGCACGCGCGCGAGGGCGGCGTGGGGCGGCTGCGGGTGGGGCTGGTGCCCTCGGCCACCGCCGGGGCGCTGCCGGAGGTGCTGCGGCGCGTGCGCGAGGAGCTGCCCGGGCTGGAGGTCTCCCTCGTCGAGGGCCGGCCGCCGGAGCTGCTGCGCCGCCTGGACCTGGACGACCTCGACGTCGTCCTGCTCTACGCCGTGCCCGACGGCCCGCAGCTGGCCTCCCGGGTCCTGTCGGCCGAACCGCTCGTGCTGGCGGTGCCGGCCGGTCACCGCCTCGCGGCCCTGCCCGCCGTCCCCGTCGCCGAGCTGGAGCGCGAACCGGTCCTGCTGCCGGCCCGCCACGGCGACGACGGGCTGCGCGAGCGCACCACGGCCCTGCTGTCCGGGGTGCACGTGCGCGTCGTGCAGGACGACCTGTGGATGGTGCAGACGGTGGTGGCGCTCGTGGCCGCGGGGCTGGGCTGCGCCGTCGTCCCGGCGTCCACGGCCGGTTCCCGGCCCGGGGCGGTGCAGTACCGCCCGTTCGCCGGGACGCGCACGGACCTCGAACTGGTCGCGACGTGGCGCGTCGACCGCGACCACCCGCCGGTCGCGCGGTTCCTGGCGGCGTGGAGCGCCCCGGCCGGCTGA
- a CDS encoding AAA family ATPase yields the protein MGGLHGRQRELREAAALLDRTRRSGRTSLLTVEGVPGIGKSALLHAVTGLACERGFTVGAGGGEESSRMLPLAALLSVLRAGPEPLLSEAAFAELGELYDRQPWLVERLADALAVPAARGPLLVAVDDAQWMDQLSVFAVRVLLKRLAHQPVCWVLAARPDVDGPLDRLAAAAPHPDAVHRLVLRPLDDEAVRTLVRDELGADPDPALRDLLDRAAGHPLLVSSLLGGWRPAPDGTDAAEGTEGPDEPGGAVARLPRQLVLAVRRQLESLPPASVDLLRTGAVLGNRFDLADVAALRREPATHLLTPLEDAERAGLLRQHGARVAFRHDLVREAVYQGLPPAARAALHRDAVGTMLRRGRPAAHVVPHVLGGLTDTAPEDLGPTERRRAAGLLRTAAAELTRATPVAASELLTHALRLLPADSPDRLDTGLEALEAATAGLQVEAAAELGLALLAEATTPLGAGRVWLRLAGPLRALHRDGELREGVVRTLADLTDDDPVSAPVHLRLRAVHALAASRGPGSAAATAAARSVLADAERLGDQDAAETALLALAESAARQGRHRDALEAARRARLRHGGPARSAEVAALTGLERYDEARALLAEASEVHRSDAWRTLPEHVWRRSLLELFAGRTDLARAEAEYLLQLGEDYEEFALYRAEAHCVLARVVGTRGDTAAGRRHVEAARCGLAPGDVQQHLTLHVVDGRLAEGAGHDDAAVVAFTRALRLRREHGLLGAGPDYDSAPQIVRVALRAGARELAEEAAAGAAGYAERNPGVPGIQGIALHARALLTADVEGLTEAVRVLATGPRVPVHSVAAGDLAALLAAAHRRPEALEAWRRASEALESWGASTVIVDPRAVALRDEPQPARREAPRPPDGWDALTAAERRVAERVGRGGTNRSVAAQLGVSPHTVSTHLRSVFAKLGINSRVQLAHVVAARSAG from the coding sequence GTGGGCGGGCTGCACGGGCGGCAGCGGGAACTGCGGGAGGCCGCGGCGCTGCTGGACCGCACGCGCCGCTCCGGCCGCACGAGCCTGCTCACCGTCGAGGGCGTGCCCGGCATCGGCAAGAGCGCCCTGCTGCACGCCGTGACCGGCCTGGCGTGCGAACGGGGCTTCACCGTCGGCGCCGGGGGCGGTGAGGAGTCCTCCCGGATGCTGCCCCTGGCCGCGCTGCTGTCGGTCCTGCGCGCCGGTCCCGAGCCGCTGCTGTCGGAGGCGGCCTTCGCCGAGCTGGGGGAGCTGTACGACCGCCAGCCCTGGCTCGTCGAGCGCCTGGCCGACGCCCTCGCCGTGCCGGCCGCCCGCGGGCCGCTGCTCGTGGCGGTCGACGACGCCCAGTGGATGGACCAGCTGAGCGTCTTCGCCGTGCGCGTCCTGCTCAAACGGCTCGCCCACCAACCGGTCTGCTGGGTGCTGGCCGCTCGCCCGGACGTCGACGGCCCCCTGGACCGGCTGGCGGCCGCCGCCCCGCACCCGGACGCCGTCCACCGCCTCGTGCTGCGGCCCCTGGACGACGAGGCCGTCAGGACCCTGGTGCGCGACGAGCTCGGCGCCGACCCCGACCCCGCGCTGCGGGACCTGCTGGACCGCGCCGCCGGGCACCCCCTGCTGGTCAGCTCGCTGCTGGGCGGGTGGCGCCCCGCACCCGACGGGACCGACGCAGCCGAGGGGACCGAGGGGCCCGACGAGCCGGGCGGCGCCGTGGCGAGGCTGCCCCGGCAGCTGGTCCTGGCGGTGCGGCGCCAGCTGGAGAGCCTGCCGCCGGCCTCCGTGGACCTGCTGCGCACCGGCGCCGTCCTGGGCAACCGCTTCGACCTGGCCGACGTCGCCGCCCTGCGCCGCGAACCCGCCACGCACCTGCTCACCCCCCTGGAGGACGCCGAACGCGCCGGGCTGCTGCGCCAGCACGGTGCCCGGGTCGCCTTCCGGCACGACCTCGTGCGCGAGGCCGTCTACCAGGGGCTGCCGCCGGCGGCGCGCGCCGCGCTGCACCGCGACGCGGTCGGCACGATGCTGCGCCGGGGACGCCCCGCCGCGCACGTGGTGCCCCACGTGCTGGGCGGGCTCACGGACACCGCCCCCGAGGACCTCGGGCCCACCGAGCGGCGCCGGGCCGCGGGGTTGCTGCGCACCGCGGCCGCCGAGCTCACCCGGGCCACCCCGGTCGCCGCCTCCGAGCTGCTGACCCACGCGCTGCGCCTGCTGCCGGCCGACAGCCCCGACCGGCTGGACACCGGGCTGGAGGCGCTGGAGGCGGCCACCGCCGGGCTGCAGGTCGAGGCCGCGGCCGAGCTCGGCCTGGCGCTGCTCGCCGAGGCGACCACACCGCTCGGCGCGGGACGCGTCTGGCTGCGGCTGGCCGGGCCGCTGCGCGCCCTGCACCGCGACGGGGAACTGCGCGAGGGGGTGGTGCGGACCCTGGCGGACCTGACCGACGACGACCCGGTCAGCGCCCCCGTGCACCTGCGCCTGCGCGCGGTGCACGCGCTCGCCGCCAGCCGCGGTCCCGGCTCCGCCGCCGCCACCGCCGCCGCGCGGTCGGTGCTCGCCGACGCCGAGCGGCTCGGGGACCAGGACGCCGCCGAGACGGCCCTCCTGGCCCTCGCCGAGTCCGCCGCCCGGCAGGGCCGGCACCGCGACGCCCTGGAAGCGGCCCGCCGCGCCCGGCTGCGCCACGGCGGACCGGCCCGCTCCGCGGAGGTCGCGGCGCTGACGGGGCTGGAGCGGTACGACGAGGCGCGCGCCCTGCTGGCCGAGGCCTCCGAGGTCCACCGCTCCGACGCCTGGCGGACCCTGCCCGAGCACGTCTGGCGGCGCTCGCTGCTGGAGCTGTTCGCCGGCCGCACCGACCTGGCCCGGGCCGAGGCCGAGTACCTGCTGCAGCTGGGGGAGGACTACGAGGAGTTCGCCCTCTACCGGGCCGAGGCGCACTGCGTGCTGGCCCGCGTCGTCGGCACGCGGGGGGACACCGCGGCCGGTCGCCGGCACGTCGAGGCCGCCCGCTGCGGGCTGGCCCCCGGCGACGTGCAGCAGCACCTGACCCTGCACGTGGTCGACGGGCGCCTGGCCGAGGGGGCCGGTCACGACGACGCCGCCGTCGTGGCCTTCACCCGGGCCCTGCGGCTGCGCCGCGAGCACGGCCTGCTCGGCGCCGGGCCCGACTACGACTCCGCGCCGCAGATCGTGCGCGTCGCCCTGCGCGCCGGCGCGCGCGAGCTGGCCGAGGAGGCCGCGGCCGGGGCGGCCGGCTACGCCGAGCGCAACCCCGGCGTGCCCGGCATCCAGGGCATCGCCCTGCACGCCCGTGCCCTGCTCACCGCGGACGTCGAGGGCCTGACCGAGGCGGTGCGCGTCCTGGCGACCGGACCGAGGGTCCCGGTGCACTCGGTGGCGGCCGGTGACCTGGCCGCCCTGCTGGCCGCGGCGCACCGGCGCCCCGAGGCCCTGGAGGCGTGGCGCCGGGCGAGCGAGGCGCTGGAGTCGTGGGGGGCCAGCACCGTCATCGTCGACCCGCGGGCGGTGGCCCTGCGCGACGAGCCCCAGCCGGCCCGGCGGGAGGCGCCGCGCCCGCCCGACGGCTGGGACGCGCTGACGGCGGCCGAGCGGCGCGTCGCCGAGCGCGTCGGGCGCGGGGGCACCAACCGCTCCGTCGCGGCGCAGCTGGGCGTCTCCCCGCACACCGTCAGCACCCACCTGCGGTCGGTCTTCGCCAAGCTGGGCATCAACTCCCGCGTCCAGCTCGCCCACGTCGTCGCCGCGCGGTCCGCGGGGTAG
- a CDS encoding amino acid permease produces MIHEHPGAPEPAAATHGVQRSRLVKTLRRGDIVLFIVAAVISADSIAVLASGGPEGLVWSAFIGVAFLIPSAFVFAETSSTYPEEGGPYQWVRRAFGKTWASVAVMLYWITNPIWLGGSLAFIAGAVWSEYVFPTSGVGDFVVKLVFVWVAILLAIVSLKRGKVLINVGAYAKLFVLLSLTVTALVHVAQHGAAGVDWSAAKPTAAGFLAIVPVALFAFVGFEAPSAASEEMHDPQRDTPVAIARGAGITLLAYLAPVLAIILVTPADRSADAGVMQAIGQSYTVFGPAAGPLLTITGLAFVYALMTQGSAWMIATDRMQAVAAGDGAFFTAKLGEFSRRLGTPVRMNVLSGLVGTVFLVAATLLVHGTAAAVFGVVLTQAVSTLLISYVVIVPAMIRLRRVDDVPRPYQVPGGRNGYTAMAVVVYAFILLGSIAAVVPGVLEAVLGIDYDFLDEWGVSRGSFEVFTVGTLVVVVVAALAGRVVGGAAAPAGEPPVVARETTRS; encoded by the coding sequence GTGATCCACGAGCACCCCGGTGCCCCCGAGCCGGCCGCCGCGACCCACGGCGTCCAGCGGAGCCGCCTGGTCAAGACGCTGCGCCGCGGCGACATCGTCCTGTTCATCGTCGCCGCCGTCATCAGCGCCGACAGCATCGCCGTCCTGGCCTCCGGTGGCCCCGAGGGGCTGGTCTGGTCGGCGTTCATCGGTGTCGCCTTCCTCATCCCCTCGGCGTTCGTCTTCGCCGAGACCTCCTCGACGTACCCGGAGGAGGGGGGCCCGTACCAGTGGGTCCGCCGCGCGTTCGGCAAGACGTGGGCGTCCGTCGCGGTGATGCTGTACTGGATCACGAACCCGATCTGGCTGGGCGGGTCGCTGGCCTTCATCGCCGGTGCGGTGTGGTCGGAGTACGTGTTCCCGACGTCCGGCGTCGGCGACTTCGTCGTCAAGCTCGTCTTCGTGTGGGTCGCGATCCTGCTGGCGATCGTGAGCCTGAAGCGCGGCAAGGTGCTCATCAACGTCGGGGCCTACGCGAAGCTGTTCGTGCTGCTGAGCCTCACGGTGACGGCGCTGGTGCACGTCGCCCAGCACGGGGCGGCCGGGGTGGACTGGTCGGCCGCGAAACCCACCGCGGCCGGGTTCCTGGCCATCGTCCCGGTGGCGCTGTTCGCCTTCGTCGGCTTCGAGGCGCCGAGCGCGGCGTCGGAGGAGATGCACGACCCGCAGAGGGACACCCCGGTGGCCATCGCGCGCGGGGCCGGCATCACCCTGCTGGCCTACCTGGCGCCGGTCCTGGCCATCATCCTCGTCACCCCCGCCGACCGCAGCGCCGACGCGGGGGTCATGCAGGCGATCGGCCAGAGCTACACCGTGTTCGGGCCGGCCGCGGGGCCGCTGCTGACGATCACGGGCCTGGCGTTCGTGTACGCCCTCATGACCCAGGGCAGCGCCTGGATGATCGCGACCGACCGCATGCAGGCCGTCGCGGCCGGCGACGGCGCGTTCTTCACGGCCAAGCTCGGGGAGTTCTCCCGCCGGCTCGGCACGCCCGTCCGGATGAACGTGCTGTCGGGTCTGGTCGGCACGGTGTTCCTCGTCGCGGCGACGCTGCTGGTGCACGGCACGGCGGCGGCGGTGTTCGGCGTGGTGCTGACGCAGGCGGTGTCGACGCTGCTCATCAGCTACGTCGTGATCGTCCCGGCGATGATCCGGCTGCGGCGCGTCGACGACGTGCCCCGGCCCTACCAGGTCCCCGGCGGGCGCAACGGGTACACCGCCATGGCCGTCGTCGTCTACGCGTTCATCCTGCTGGGGTCGATCGCCGCGGTCGTCCCGGGCGTCCTGGAGGCGGTCCTGGGCATCGACTACGACTTCCTCGACGAGTGGGGCGTCAGCCGCGGCAGCTTCGAGGTGTTCACCGTCGGCACGCTCGTCGTGGTCGTCGTCGCGGCCCTCGCCGGCCGGGTGGTCGGCGGCGCGGCCGCACCGGCCGGGGAGCCGCCCGTGGTGGCCCGGGAGACCACCCGCAGCTGA
- a CDS encoding riboflavin kinase, whose amino-acid sequence MDEHGPALPLEVTGVVERGDERGRTLGFPTANLSLPADVDPARDPSDGVWAGVVQVHGDEDVFVAAVSIGTRPTFYRRDGVRLLEAHLLDFSGDLYGRRVSVHLFRRLRSQRRFDGPVELVTQLEVDVRAVRAWAREQQLRGKRKVAPGARTVRRQGLAQRLVDRAERRSAAVAAEVAAVLAAGGTPEHEHVARATGIPVEYLRWRYPDLTVLHGDATAERAG is encoded by the coding sequence GTGGACGAGCACGGACCCGCCCTCCCGCTGGAGGTCACCGGCGTCGTCGAGCGCGGCGACGAGCGTGGCCGCACGCTGGGTTTCCCCACCGCGAACCTGTCGCTGCCGGCGGACGTGGACCCCGCGCGGGACCCCTCCGACGGGGTGTGGGCCGGGGTCGTGCAGGTGCACGGCGACGAGGACGTGTTCGTGGCGGCGGTCTCGATCGGCACCCGCCCGACGTTCTACCGCCGCGACGGCGTCCGCCTCCTCGAGGCGCACCTGCTGGACTTCTCCGGCGACCTGTACGGCCGCCGGGTGAGCGTGCACCTCTTCCGCCGGCTGCGTTCCCAGCGCCGGTTCGACGGGCCCGTCGAGCTCGTCACCCAGCTGGAGGTGGACGTGCGCGCGGTCCGGGCCTGGGCCCGCGAGCAGCAGCTGCGCGGCAAGCGGAAGGTGGCGCCCGGGGCCCGGACCGTGCGCCGGCAGGGGCTCGCGCAGCGGCTCGTCGACCGCGCCGAGCGGCGCAGCGCCGCGGTCGCCGCGGAGGTGGCGGCCGTGCTGGCCGCGGGCGGGACCCCCGAGCACGAGCACGTCGCCCGGGCCACGGGGATCCCCGTGGAGTACCTGCGCTGGCGCTACCCGGACCTGACCGTCCTGCACGGCGACGCCACGGCCGAACGCGCCGGCTGA
- a CDS encoding DUF202 domain-containing protein, whose protein sequence is MTRRALYDPGLQPERTALAWRRTALSLLVASLGAARLLPAQLGAGAVALGLAGAVWAVALHHLAGRRARRTTARLLRAGDLDHRHGGAHLLAGTALVTGLLGLGGLALVVHHGTG, encoded by the coding sequence GTGACCCGGCGCGCGCTCTACGACCCGGGCCTGCAACCCGAGCGCACCGCCCTGGCCTGGCGCCGCACGGCCCTGTCGCTGCTGGTCGCCTCCCTGGGCGCCGCGCGGCTGCTGCCCGCCCAGCTCGGTGCGGGCGCGGTCGCGCTGGGGCTGGCCGGGGCCGTGTGGGCGGTGGCGCTGCACCACCTGGCCGGGCGCCGGGCCCGGCGGACCACCGCCCGCCTGCTGCGCGCCGGCGACCTCGACCACCGGCACGGCGGGGCGCACCTGCTGGCCGGGACGGCGCTGGTGACCGGCCTGCTGGGCCTGGGCGGGCTCGCGCTGGTGGTGCACCACGGCACCGGGTGA
- a CDS encoding hemerythrin domain-containing protein, with amino-acid sequence MTNPRRNGLTSVADQSEDELGGAGSVLWRQRADHADLDALMHAYDAEPDADARGRIVAEFGERALRHAFAEETVLFPAYRRHLPGDDDELTAHIEGDHQQVNELLQDLQRADPASPGYDARVRRAFEVVRHDAHDEEDDLLPRLQQVADVGELRAIGAAWEAARRASPTRPHPKVPRRPPGNVVAGAGLAVSDRVKDAVDAALPVGSARRAVGRGALAVTAAAVVVAAVRRSLRGGRAGRRR; translated from the coding sequence ATGACCAACCCCCGCCGCAACGGCCTGACGTCGGTCGCCGACCAGAGCGAGGACGAGCTCGGGGGTGCGGGCAGCGTCCTGTGGCGCCAGCGCGCCGACCACGCCGACCTCGACGCCCTCATGCACGCCTACGACGCCGAACCGGACGCCGACGCCCGCGGGCGCATCGTGGCCGAGTTCGGCGAACGCGCGCTGCGGCACGCCTTCGCCGAGGAGACGGTCCTGTTCCCCGCCTACCGGCGGCACCTGCCCGGCGACGACGACGAGCTGACCGCCCACATCGAGGGCGACCACCAGCAGGTCAACGAGCTGCTGCAGGACCTGCAGCGCGCCGACCCCGCCTCGCCCGGCTACGACGCGCGGGTCCGGCGCGCGTTCGAGGTCGTCCGGCACGACGCGCACGACGAGGAGGACGACCTGCTGCCCCGGCTGCAGCAGGTCGCCGACGTGGGGGAGCTGCGGGCCATCGGCGCGGCGTGGGAGGCGGCCCGGCGCGCCTCGCCCACCCGCCCGCACCCGAAGGTGCCCCGGCGTCCCCCGGGCAACGTCGTCGCCGGTGCGGGGCTCGCGGTCTCGGACCGGGTGAAGGACGCCGTCGACGCGGCGCTGCCGGTGGGCAGCGCCCGCCGCGCCGTGGGCCGGGGGGCGCTCGCCGTCACCGCCGCGGCGGTGGTCGTGGCGGCCGTCCGGCGGTCGCTGCGGGGCGGTCGCGCGGGCCGCCGGCGCTGA